The DNA sequence TTTTGGTTTGAAGGCAAGAAAGTTTCCAGTATGGGTCGTGGCTCAGTTAAGCGTAGTGGTTTCAGTCACGTAATGAGTTGTGTAAACCACTTCAATACATCGGGGGTACTATTGTCTGCTCTGGATGCTCTTGTTTGTAAGAGATCTTAATGTAGCTCCTTCTACTTGAGAACCAGTTCACTTTAATTTTCCATTTTTTTGCCATAGCCAGATACTTTAGATATTTTTTCCGATCTTTATTACACTTTAACAAATATCATATTTGATAAGAAGCTTAGAAAATATACGGTTTATATTGTATTTTGTAAATAACGTGAGTTCGACATAATCAATCTGAAGGGCTCAGGCTGCCGAATTTAAACTATGGTGAGCGGAGTCGAACCATGAATTCACTTATGTCGAACTCAACTTAAATAAGACTTATATTTTCTGATTACTATTCTGCTCAGTAAAAATGGAGAGCCATTATGAATTGTCTACATCATACCTGCAATCAAAGAAATTTCGGTATTAAGATGATTGTTCACGCGCTATTGATCATCCTTGTTATATCCTTTCAGGTTTCCGCACAAGAAACTGTACCGGTGGAAGCGAGAAAAGGCTTTGAAGCCATTAACGCTGACGGAATGAAGGCAATATTGTCTTTCCTTGCATCAGATGAATTGGAGGGTAGAGGTACCACCCAGAGAGGATTGCAAATTGCAGCAAAATTCCTGGAATCACAATATGCATTAGCCGGTTTAACCCCCGCACCAGGGGAGAGGTCGATGCTGCAGACATTTTTTGTTCTGGAAAGCAAAACGGACAAGGCTTCTTCAATTTCAGTGATCAAAAACAGTAATGGTTCGAAATTGACACGTAAATTTTCGCTGTACAATGATTTTTTTGTCAGGGGCCAGGGCAGCCAATCTTTCACCATCGATGCCTCTATTGTATTTGCGGGATATGGGCTTAACGATTCTAAATCCGGCTACAATGATTACAAAGGTTTAAACGTGAAAGGAAAAATTGTATTGGTTATGAGCGGCAGGCCCAGCTTTGCCAGTCCAGGAGCTGCACCCGGACGGAGAGGCAGGAATGCCAATATAGAAGCTGCTAAAAATGCAGGGGCAGTTGCAGTCTTTTCGGTTTCACGTCAATCCATACCGGAACAATATGCTCGTTTTAAAAGATGGCTCGATAGGCCTTCTATAACCTTGCAAAACCAGGAAGCAGGAATTCCCCGATTTACAATCAGTAATGAAGCCGCTAACGCGATCCTTGCCGAGAGTGGAAACAGTATTGAGTCCTTAAAGGAAAAGATTGAAGCTACTAAAAAACCCAGTTCATTTGTTTTGAAAACAATATCGATTAGCCTGGATGTTATTATTCATACTGAAGCTAAAAAGACGCAGAATGTAGTCGCTTATCTCGAAGGCTCCGATCCCAATCTAAAAGAAGAAGTTGTGGCATTTGGCGCCCATTATGATCACTTGGGTATTTCTGAAGATGGAACTATTTTCAATGGTGCGGACGATGATGGCAGCGGAACAACCGGAATTCTGGAAATTGCCAGGGCTTTTGCCAATAATCCGAACCCGCCAAAGAGGAGTCTGTTGTTTGTTTCTCATTCGGGTGAGGAAAGAGGGCTTTTGGGTTCGCGTTATTACACCGACAATCCAATCATTCCATTGGAAAAGACTGTGGTACAGTTGAATGTAGATATGATTGGCCGTAACGAAGACAACGATGTGTATATTATTGGCTCTGATTTTATCTCGACGGAATTACATAACCTGAACGAAACAGCAAACCAGGTTGTCGGCTTAAACCTGGATTATAAATATAACAATGTGGATGACCCTGAAAGATTTTATTTTCGCAGCGATCATTACAATTATGCCAAACACGATATCCCCATTATTTTTTACTTTACCGGCACGCATGAGGATTATCACAAAGAAACGGACGATGTTGGCAAAATCAAATTTGACAAAATGGAAAAAATTGCCCGCCTGATTTATTTAACCGGTTGGAAGGTCGCGAATTTGGACCATCGATTGTCGAAGGATGGTAAGATGATGACGGCCGTGGAGTGACTAACTCGACCCTCGATTCATCCCAGGGAAGAGGCTGAGTGAATTGGGTAATGCATACTCCATTATTTGTTGAAGTTCCAAAAAACTGCGGCGTCTACTTTCGCTCCGTCGATGCTTCTTTGTGATGATAGGTTGTTTCTCCCCTCATTTTGATTAACTTTCCTCTTACGGCTTAACGATTTGTTAGGCGAATTCTGATGGCTCTGAATAGATGTGGGTAGCGTGTGCTCAACTCAGATGCAACAATTATATGCCCGTTTTCGTTAAAATGTATGTCATTATCAAAAAACAGTTGAACATCGTTTTTCGCCTCTTTTTCAAAAGGCTTTGTTAAGTCCATAAAAGTTATGTTGTTTTTCTTTGAAAACAGCCGCCATTTATCTGAAAACTGTGGGGTTTGATTGTGTATGTTGTTATTAGCAATTCTAAACTTAGAGGGAACAACAGTAAGTATGAACTGTGCACCTGAAGCCTCAATTTCTCTTGCTAGTGTTTTGATAAGGTCAGCACTTAATTTAGTAATATTGGGATTTTCTTCCACCATGCCAGCAACAATATCTTTCTTCTTTTCTCTATTTTCATACATCCAAATCAACTGCAATTGCACCTTACGAAGAAAGCGCATTAAATATGATTTTCTGAGTAGATTTGTTATCCGGTTTCCTTCGGGACCAGGTATCGCTATCACTTCACCATTTTCATCCTTTTTAGCTATTCCTAAATAGGTTTCATCTGACGAAACATCGTTACTGTATAGTTGTACAATTACAAGCGTTGGATTAACTTCTTTGACTATCTTTTTCCACTGCAAAAGATAAAAAATCGGGCTATAGCCCGACATTCCATAATTTTTTAAAACGCAATCTGTATTGCGTTCTAGAATACCGACGAATGAATCGTTGTAAGCCACTTGTCCTGCCTCTGTGAATGAATCGCCAAGAAATGCTACCCGACAGGTTGAATTGGCATTTTTTGCATGAATCGTACTTGGATTTGCCACTAATCTATCTGCATCATAATAAATTTCATAGCCACCGTATTCGCCAGTTGGGGTATGCGATAGAAATCTATATTCAGCTGGATGAACATGGTGGAATATGCGGTGCGACTCATGTGGAGCATTACCGTATCCTTTTTTTAATACTCTAAAAGAAATTTCGGCAATTGATAACGCGACTACCGTACTAAAAATAAGTAAGATGGTAGAGAAGATTAACTTTTTTTTGATATCAAAAGCCATAGGCACTCTCTCATTTTACGGATTAATTAATGCTGGCCTAAGACCATGATCATTTTTTTTGTTTGTGTCATGTAATTTTATGAAGTAAGGCTGAAGCTATTGTTTATTAATTTATATTAACAAAATAACGGAAAGTAACAACAAATAAAAAGAAGATAACGAAGGATTTCAAAGTTAACGATTTGTTTTTAATTAATCCAATTTGTGTTGATTATACAATAAAGATACTTTTAATGTTATTTCATACTTCCTCACAAGAAACTGTACCTGGGAAGCGCAGAAAAGGATTTGAAGCAATTAAAGGAGACGAAATGAAGGTAAATGTTGAGGTGAATAGGGAAGTCATTAATGGATTTACAACAATGTGGACGTGGTGGTATTCAGGAAGAAGTCTCATGAATGGCATGACTCATTATCAATAAGAAATGGCATCTCGACTTTATATGGACTTTATGTTCTACAAAATCGATCAAAGGATAGACATTAAAGTTAATTTTAATCCTCATTGTAATTAACAATCACCCCTAATTTTTTCAACTTCTTCCAACTATTTAAAAATTCGTCACAATTAAATAATCACCAAATCTTATTGAAAATGTCTAATTGGTTAAGCATACTCATAATTGATTTTAGGTGTAAGTCCTTTATCAGCAAATGATGTAAAAGATAAACGCAAACGGATTGGTTTAAGAATTTTATGGAGAGCCCTTTCTGAAGACAAATTTGAGTCAAACAACTTTAAGAACAAAGACCGGGGTTTAGTTAATTCAAGTAGTTATCTAAATCATCCTCAAAAGGTTAAAATGATCCGTTGATTAATATTGTAATTCACAGAGTGATTTTCTAAACTATTTTGGTATAATATTTCATTCGGTTGGTATACTTTTTTCTGCGAAGCACTATTCCCAACCGGTTTTACCGTTCATAAAATCGTTATATCCCGGAAAGATCTATATCCATTCCAAATTTATCAGTGGGTTATTGTATGCCTGTGACTCAAATGGCGGAGCTGTATCAGATACCAGATACCAGATACCGGATGCCGGATGTTTGCTACTAAAAACTAATGGTTACAAATAACAAAAACTGAAAAACCAAATAAATTACAAATTTCAATTTTCAAAATACTGGATCATTGCTCATTGTTAATTGGTCATTGATAATTGCAAGTACTCTATAATTTACAGCCGGTTCCGAGAATAATTCTTTGTGGAAAAATCGACTTGTAAAGTCTATCTTTTTGTGATTAATCCAAAAACTATAAATTTTAAAAGTAAAAAAATGACAAATAGAAAATTCCAACCTCGTTCTTTAATCTTTAGATTCCTTGTTTTTAGCCTTTGTATTCATGGTGTTTCATCTTTCCGTTTGAATGCTCAGACGCAAAGCAGTAGTTTAAGGCATGCACAAGTGCAACAAGCACAGGTAAAACAAGCTGAGGGCAACAAAT is a window from the candidate division KSB1 bacterium genome containing:
- a CDS encoding M28 family peptidase yields the protein MNCLHHTCNQRNFGIKMIVHALLIILVISFQVSAQETVPVEARKGFEAINADGMKAILSFLASDELEGRGTTQRGLQIAAKFLESQYALAGLTPAPGERSMLQTFFVLESKTDKASSISVIKNSNGSKLTRKFSLYNDFFVRGQGSQSFTIDASIVFAGYGLNDSKSGYNDYKGLNVKGKIVLVMSGRPSFASPGAAPGRRGRNANIEAAKNAGAVAVFSVSRQSIPEQYARFKRWLDRPSITLQNQEAGIPRFTISNEAANAILAESGNSIESLKEKIEATKKPSSFVLKTISISLDVIIHTEAKKTQNVVAYLEGSDPNLKEEVVAFGAHYDHLGISEDGTIFNGADDDGSGTTGILEIARAFANNPNPPKRSLLFVSHSGEERGLLGSRYYTDNPIIPLEKTVVQLNVDMIGRNEDNDVYIIGSDFISTELHNLNETANQVVGLNLDYKYNNVDDPERFYFRSDHYNYAKHDIPIIFYFTGTHEDYHKETDDVGKIKFDKMEKIARLIYLTGWKVANLDHRLSKDGKMMTAVE
- a CDS encoding SGNH/GDSL hydrolase family protein, giving the protein MAFDIKKKLIFSTILLIFSTVVALSIAEISFRVLKKGYGNAPHESHRIFHHVHPAEYRFLSHTPTGEYGGYEIYYDADRLVANPSTIHAKNANSTCRVAFLGDSFTEAGQVAYNDSFVGILERNTDCVLKNYGMSGYSPIFYLLQWKKIVKEVNPTLVIVQLYSNDVSSDETYLGIAKKDENGEVIAIPGPEGNRITNLLRKSYLMRFLRKVQLQLIWMYENREKKKDIVAGMVEENPNITKLSADLIKTLAREIEASGAQFILTVVPSKFRIANNNIHNQTPQFSDKWRLFSKKNNITFMDLTKPFEKEAKNDVQLFFDNDIHFNENGHIIVASELSTRYPHLFRAIRIRLTNR